A window of Fuerstiella sp. contains these coding sequences:
- a CDS encoding AAA family ATPase, which yields MNMLLNEYPNDKEETRQHARGQWCNILWDVCGLTNEQLDPKVHGPCPKCGGKDRFRAFDDVAESGGVLCNQCHDKRNADGFSTIEWMLDCTFPEALERVDDWLSGGGGNRKTLPANAGKLQKSHKSKTAHDDVERAISATAWSLEQNHLITTQRAPDALWEYTGREGEPIGYVLRWDTQNGKEIRQVSRTDTGWVCGAMNEPRPLYGLRDLVAAETVYVCEGEKAADAARLLGLAATTSSQGSASPQKSDWSVLSGKHVVLLPDHDEAGKKYASQVAKLIREQAAHTVVEIKCLSDDWPDIPVGGDLHNWCEHYHTEGLDVPAILERLKAIESRPSTEGESGSEVTRVLRFAGVDVADHWHLINEPTKWLVDDIFSCGQPTIVGAKQKSLKTTLMADLCVALATGRSWLGEFTVPLQRRVLLITGEASLKSALKKLGKAAGSGCGPEQLKHWIRVEAANFPTLPRQPDCDAVAAAIVEHDIDVVILDPLYMGLEGLNTANLTEVGPAMRRFMAACRPAEVVICHHVKKTASFDDAPNLEDLSQAGIAEFAGNYWLMGRMGEYQGEGIHNIAIRAGGRDDQFHLLQMNFNEILWQADFVDLQEHREKRIADRQTKKHEAEAKIHHAKVERARARITSIMRNHKTPRSKRNIEDLRGEVPQLAFREAFADMVTEKTIAIHPYRDVQRRLVQGGYLLAEYGDEYEKEFAESESVESESVESESVESESATNDTEQEDGKPKECEEPEEDTR from the coding sequence ATGAACATGTTATTAAATGAGTACCCGAACGACAAAGAAGAAACGCGGCAACACGCGCGAGGCCAATGGTGCAACATCCTGTGGGATGTGTGCGGGCTGACTAATGAACAGCTGGATCCGAAAGTGCATGGGCCGTGCCCCAAATGCGGAGGCAAAGACCGATTCCGGGCGTTCGACGATGTGGCTGAAAGCGGCGGCGTCTTGTGCAACCAGTGCCACGACAAGCGGAACGCAGACGGTTTTTCGACCATAGAATGGATGCTGGACTGTACCTTTCCTGAAGCCTTAGAGCGGGTCGATGATTGGCTGAGTGGTGGCGGTGGCAATAGAAAAACATTGCCGGCAAATGCCGGTAAATTGCAGAAGAGCCATAAATCGAAAACCGCCCACGACGATGTTGAGCGGGCCATTTCCGCAACAGCATGGAGCCTCGAGCAGAATCACCTGATTACTACGCAACGGGCACCTGATGCTCTCTGGGAATACACGGGTAGGGAAGGTGAGCCGATTGGATATGTTTTGCGATGGGATACTCAGAACGGCAAAGAAATTCGGCAGGTAAGCCGCACTGACACTGGCTGGGTGTGCGGAGCGATGAATGAACCCCGACCGCTGTATGGCTTGAGAGATCTGGTCGCGGCGGAAACGGTGTATGTCTGTGAGGGCGAAAAAGCAGCAGACGCTGCTCGGTTGCTGGGATTAGCTGCTACGACGTCCAGCCAGGGTTCTGCATCACCGCAAAAATCGGACTGGTCGGTACTAAGTGGTAAACATGTGGTGTTGCTTCCCGATCACGACGAGGCGGGGAAAAAGTACGCATCCCAAGTCGCGAAGTTGATCCGCGAACAGGCAGCTCACACAGTCGTGGAAATCAAATGTCTATCCGACGACTGGCCTGACATTCCGGTTGGTGGCGACCTTCATAACTGGTGCGAGCACTATCACACGGAAGGACTGGATGTACCAGCGATACTTGAGCGTCTGAAAGCCATTGAATCCAGACCTTCCACAGAAGGCGAAAGCGGCAGCGAAGTCACACGAGTCCTAAGGTTTGCCGGAGTAGACGTTGCGGATCATTGGCACCTTATCAATGAGCCGACGAAGTGGCTGGTGGATGACATTTTCTCATGCGGTCAACCGACCATCGTTGGGGCTAAGCAGAAGTCACTTAAGACAACTCTAATGGCTGACCTCTGTGTCGCTCTCGCAACTGGTCGTTCTTGGCTGGGGGAATTCACTGTACCACTGCAACGGCGTGTGCTGTTAATCACAGGGGAGGCTTCTCTCAAGTCAGCTTTGAAGAAGCTTGGCAAGGCAGCTGGCTCCGGGTGTGGTCCGGAACAGCTTAAGCACTGGATCAGGGTTGAAGCTGCAAACTTCCCAACATTGCCCCGTCAGCCAGATTGTGATGCCGTGGCGGCGGCTATTGTGGAACATGACATCGACGTCGTTATTCTGGACCCGCTTTACATGGGCCTGGAGGGCTTGAATACCGCCAATCTCACCGAGGTTGGTCCGGCAATGCGACGATTCATGGCCGCGTGCCGACCAGCTGAAGTCGTTATCTGCCACCACGTAAAAAAAACTGCCAGTTTTGACGACGCTCCCAATCTCGAGGACCTAAGCCAAGCCGGCATCGCTGAATTCGCTGGCAACTACTGGTTGATGGGCCGGATGGGTGAATACCAAGGCGAAGGCATTCATAACATAGCGATCCGCGCAGGCGGTCGAGACGATCAGTTCCACCTTCTACAAATGAATTTTAACGAGATCTTGTGGCAAGCAGATTTTGTGGACCTCCAGGAACACCGAGAAAAACGAATAGCCGACAGACAAACAAAAAAACACGAAGCTGAAGCCAAGATCCATCACGCCAAAGTCGAGCGTGCCCGAGCACGCATTACTTCCATTATGCGGAACCACAAGACTCCGCGATCTAAGAGGAATATCGAAGACCTTAGAGGTGAAGTCCCGCAACTGGCGTTTCGTGAGGCCTTCGCAGACATGGTTACGGAAAAAACCATCGCGATTCACCCGTACCGCGACGTTCAGCGTCGGCTTGTGCAAGGCGGCTATCTGCTTGCTGAGTACGGCGACGAGTACGAGAAGGAATTCGCCGAATCTGAATCAGTCGAATCTGAATCAGTCGAATCTGAATCAGTCGAATCTGAATCAGCGACTAACGACACTGAACAGGAAGACGGTAAGCCAAAAGAGTGTGAGGAACCTGAGGAGGATACTCGTTGA
- a CDS encoding site-specific integrase — translation MAKRAKNEGTIFCRKSDGRWVGRIQIGVDAVTGNKKRKVVYGKTEQEVVGKLAALRMQSGKAIDFERQKDSLAAFLSWWLEYEVKPNRAGKTYLEYELAVRLYIVPFIGGIKLARLNVRDISQWMAAMSRKKFTNNMRKRALRVCRAALNRGIKLQCVDSNPANAVDMPKVRKREIRPLEVSECNSLFAACKDHRLGDAIIVAATTGLRKGEVLALKWAAVNLSEGVLVVRETLEEVAGGLRTKAPKTAAGRRVVTLGAIAVEALKRRRKKALADGMEPSEIPLVFPTTTGTLQRPSNFDRRVWHPIREAAGISDDFTFHDLRHTQASLMIAAGVPMKIVQERLGHSDYTLTANTYSHLMKGAQAEAAEKVDRLFVNVPV, via the coding sequence ATGGCTAAGCGAGCTAAAAACGAAGGCACGATTTTTTGTCGCAAATCTGACGGACGCTGGGTAGGCCGAATCCAGATCGGCGTTGATGCCGTCACAGGAAACAAGAAGCGGAAAGTCGTCTACGGCAAGACAGAACAAGAAGTCGTTGGCAAACTGGCGGCACTCAGGATGCAGTCTGGCAAGGCGATAGACTTTGAACGTCAGAAGGATTCGCTGGCGGCATTTCTCTCATGGTGGCTGGAATACGAAGTGAAGCCGAATCGGGCTGGCAAGACTTATCTGGAATATGAACTTGCCGTCAGGCTCTACATCGTGCCGTTCATTGGCGGAATAAAACTTGCCAGACTGAACGTCAGGGATATCAGTCAGTGGATGGCGGCTATGTCTCGAAAGAAGTTCACGAACAACATGCGGAAGCGGGCATTGCGTGTCTGTCGCGCGGCACTCAACCGAGGCATCAAACTACAGTGTGTGGACAGCAATCCCGCCAATGCGGTTGATATGCCAAAGGTTCGAAAGCGTGAAATCAGGCCACTCGAAGTCAGTGAATGCAATTCGCTGTTTGCTGCCTGTAAAGATCATCGATTAGGTGATGCAATCATCGTGGCAGCGACTACGGGACTCAGAAAGGGTGAAGTCCTGGCATTAAAGTGGGCTGCCGTGAATCTGTCAGAAGGTGTTCTGGTAGTCCGTGAGACGTTGGAAGAGGTTGCTGGAGGATTGCGAACGAAGGCTCCGAAGACGGCAGCAGGGAGGCGAGTCGTAACGCTGGGAGCCATTGCTGTCGAAGCACTAAAGCGCCGTCGTAAGAAAGCACTGGCAGACGGCATGGAGCCGTCAGAGATCCCGTTGGTATTTCCGACAACGACTGGCACCCTACAGCGGCCATCAAACTTCGATCGCAGAGTCTGGCATCCTATTCGGGAAGCCGCTGGAATTTCGGACGACTTCACGTTCCATGATCTGCGACACACTCAGGCAAGCCTGATGATTGCGGCTGGCGTGCCGATGAAGATCGTCCAGGAACGACTAGGGCACAGTGATTACACCTTAACAGCGAATACCTACAGCCATCTGATGAAGGGGGCGCAGGCAGAGGCTGCTGAAAAGGTGGATCGGCTGTTTGTAAATGTACCTGTTTGA
- a CDS encoding redoxin domain-containing protein — MPIKRNCRLAVVLMVMVGLLLTGRQAIAVQKQFAAPSLSGGMGWINTSQPLSMRALRGKVVLLDFWTYCCINCMHILPTLKQLEEKYPNELVVIGVHSAKFRTERDLENIRRAVLRYEISHPVLNDGRQAVWRRWNVNRWPTLFLVDPEGMVWSWQSGETPFEAIDRDIARIIQIHRNKGTLNEQPIRFELDRSRLKPTPLLFPGKVIVDADNERVYIADSGHHRIVIAGFDGKLLDTIGSGLAGQIDGDFSTSSFRDPQGMVLSGNTLYIADNLNHLVRAADVSTGQVTTLAGTGRMLPSYETLTRYSTTPRQYALSNPWDLALIGSKLFIAMAGTHQIAVLDLAGSGIGVFSGTGVEDIQDGQRTMAAHAQPSGLATDGRNLFVVDSEGSSLRAVSLPPQNRVTTLVGTSGLPQFKSLFAFGDRDGRGSRVRLQHPIGVAFHANSIYIADTYNHKIKLVNPITRTCSTLAGDRSAGPGISPLQLHEPAGLAVHGQTLYIADTNNNRVVTVDLHTQESRLFEIEGLAPPAAARGQ; from the coding sequence GTGCCAATCAAGCGAAATTGTCGTCTGGCCGTCGTACTCATGGTGATGGTCGGTCTGTTGCTGACCGGTCGCCAGGCGATCGCGGTCCAGAAACAGTTCGCCGCCCCGTCACTTTCGGGAGGGATGGGCTGGATCAATACCTCGCAGCCGCTGAGTATGCGGGCCCTGCGCGGTAAGGTCGTGCTGCTCGACTTCTGGACCTACTGCTGCATCAACTGCATGCACATCCTGCCGACACTTAAACAGCTTGAAGAAAAGTATCCAAACGAACTGGTGGTAATCGGAGTACACTCGGCAAAATTCCGCACCGAACGTGATCTCGAGAACATTCGCCGGGCAGTGCTGCGATATGAGATCAGCCATCCGGTACTCAACGACGGCCGCCAGGCCGTCTGGCGACGCTGGAACGTCAACCGCTGGCCAACGCTGTTCCTGGTCGACCCCGAGGGGATGGTGTGGTCCTGGCAAAGTGGCGAGACCCCGTTCGAAGCAATCGACCGGGATATCGCCCGGATCATCCAGATCCACCGCAACAAGGGAACACTCAACGAGCAGCCGATCCGTTTCGAACTGGATCGCAGTCGTCTTAAACCAACTCCGTTGTTGTTTCCCGGCAAGGTGATCGTCGATGCTGACAACGAACGGGTGTATATCGCCGACAGTGGCCACCACCGGATCGTGATCGCCGGGTTCGACGGCAAGCTGCTGGACACGATCGGTTCAGGCCTGGCCGGACAGATTGACGGTGACTTTAGTACGTCCAGCTTCCGCGATCCTCAGGGTATGGTGCTTTCCGGCAACACGCTTTACATCGCCGACAATCTGAACCATCTCGTCCGCGCGGCCGATGTGTCTACCGGCCAGGTGACCACGCTCGCCGGAACCGGCCGGATGCTGCCCAGCTATGAGACACTGACTCGATACAGCACGACGCCGCGTCAGTATGCGCTGTCCAACCCCTGGGACCTGGCATTGATCGGTTCTAAGCTCTTCATCGCGATGGCCGGCACACACCAGATCGCAGTACTCGACCTGGCCGGCAGCGGGATCGGAGTCTTCTCGGGAACCGGGGTCGAAGACATTCAGGACGGTCAGCGGACCATGGCGGCTCATGCCCAGCCAAGCGGGCTGGCGACTGACGGTCGGAACCTGTTCGTCGTCGACAGCGAAGGCAGTTCACTGAGAGCCGTATCACTGCCACCGCAGAACCGTGTCACCACGCTGGTGGGGACCTCCGGACTGCCTCAATTCAAAAGCCTGTTTGCGTTCGGCGACCGGGATGGACGAGGCAGCCGCGTCCGACTGCAGCACCCGATTGGCGTGGCGTTCCATGCCAACTCGATCTACATCGCCGATACCTACAACCACAAAATCAAACTGGTCAATCCAATCACTCGCACCTGCAGCACACTCGCTGGCGACAGGTCCGCCGGCCCCGGTATCTCGCCCCTGCAACTCCACGAACCGGCCGGCCTCGCGGTTCACGGACAAACGCTGTACATCGCCGACACCAACAATAACCGTGTGGTCACCGTCGACCTGCACACCCAGGAATCCCGGTTGTTTGAGATTGAAGGACTGGCACCACCCGCGGCTGCCCGGGGGCAGTGA
- a CDS encoding DUF3592 domain-containing protein has translation MVVKNIAGSTQNRSPFGIGCLTVFLLMFVLGFGGFGGWGVYQQFRVRQFLPVEGEVTLSDVGVNRSTEGTTFYPDIHFRYTVDGQTHDTGRYRIMVISSSGRSGKQEVVRRYPVGSKVRAWYDPNKPDVAVIDNSFSFFPAIFLTIGVIVLGFIIGLWVWRMKGGRLRLESSASEQWMNLLSEHQTDVTPEPRGHHVPLKPYGPGPYVSSFGQRVMFCAGWNAVIWTIALLCWFLFETNEVPWWSWLVIVLFLVIGMYLIIRTIMMGMARMKLSEPTLTASVHPLRPDESFRVHYRQSAKQSVYVERVTVKLVCRKWVASDTDDCDPHMESDDLYESEHEVARDIQVDSHHPIDATLDLHIPEDAVDTNYARYNQISWLLEVCVAAVSWPDYTETFELKVESEEPVQVA, from the coding sequence GTGGTTGTGAAAAATATCGCTGGGTCGACACAGAACCGCAGCCCATTCGGCATCGGCTGTCTCACCGTGTTCCTGTTGATGTTCGTTTTGGGCTTCGGTGGGTTTGGCGGATGGGGTGTCTACCAGCAGTTTCGAGTTCGCCAGTTTCTGCCGGTCGAGGGTGAGGTGACGCTTTCCGATGTTGGCGTTAACAGGAGTACCGAGGGAACGACGTTCTACCCGGACATCCACTTCCGCTACACAGTGGACGGCCAAACACATGATACCGGCCGGTACAGGATTATGGTGATTAGCTCAAGTGGTCGAAGCGGCAAGCAGGAGGTCGTCCGTCGCTATCCCGTGGGTTCAAAAGTTCGGGCATGGTACGACCCGAACAAACCCGATGTGGCCGTGATCGATAATTCGTTCAGCTTCTTTCCTGCCATTTTTCTGACTATTGGTGTGATCGTGCTGGGATTCATCATCGGCCTGTGGGTGTGGCGCATGAAAGGCGGGCGACTGCGTCTGGAGAGTTCCGCTTCAGAACAATGGATGAATTTACTGTCAGAACACCAGACAGACGTGACGCCGGAACCGCGGGGTCACCATGTGCCGCTGAAGCCGTATGGACCGGGTCCGTACGTGAGTTCCTTTGGACAAAGAGTCATGTTCTGCGCAGGATGGAACGCCGTCATCTGGACCATCGCACTACTGTGCTGGTTTTTATTTGAAACCAATGAAGTGCCATGGTGGTCGTGGCTGGTGATCGTTCTGTTCCTTGTGATCGGCATGTATCTGATTATCAGGACGATCATGATGGGCATGGCCAGGATGAAGTTGTCCGAACCCACGCTGACCGCATCAGTCCATCCCCTTCGCCCCGACGAGTCGTTCCGGGTGCACTATCGGCAGTCGGCAAAACAATCGGTTTATGTCGAACGTGTTACCGTCAAACTGGTCTGTCGCAAGTGGGTTGCGTCTGACACCGATGACTGCGATCCCCATATGGAAAGTGACGACCTGTACGAATCCGAACATGAGGTTGCCCGCGACATCCAGGTTGATTCCCATCACCCGATTGATGCCACGCTGGATCTGCACATTCCCGAAGACGCTGTGGACACAAATTATGCGAGGTACAACCAAATCAGCTGGTTGCTTGAAGTCTGTGTCGCCGCTGTGAGCTGGCCCGACTACACCGAAACCTTTGAACTGAAGGTCGAATCGGAAGAGCCGGTACAGGTTGCGTAG
- a CDS encoding glutathione peroxidase, with protein sequence MYDHPIVDIDGNQTSLKKYKGKVLLIVNVASRCGFTCQYRGLEKIHQKYRGRGLVVCGFPCNQFGGQEPGTEQEIKEFCSVKYGVTFPVFSKIFVNGPDRHSVYETLVGKDSPVRGSVNWNFTKILVGRNGIPLARFGPWTFPAFGKLRRAIEQALEGSE encoded by the coding sequence ATCTATGATCACCCCATTGTCGACATCGATGGCAATCAAACGTCTTTGAAAAAGTACAAGGGAAAGGTTCTGCTCATTGTGAACGTGGCTTCTCGTTGCGGCTTTACGTGCCAGTACAGGGGGCTGGAAAAAATTCACCAAAAATATCGTGGCCGCGGTCTGGTGGTCTGCGGTTTTCCGTGTAATCAGTTTGGTGGACAGGAACCCGGGACCGAACAGGAGATCAAAGAGTTTTGCTCCGTCAAATACGGAGTTACTTTTCCGGTGTTCTCAAAGATTTTTGTGAACGGACCGGATCGACATTCGGTTTATGAAACATTGGTCGGAAAAGACTCACCCGTCAGGGGGTCAGTGAACTGGAACTTTACCAAGATCCTTGTGGGGCGAAACGGAATACCTCTGGCCCGTTTTGGACCGTGGACCTTTCCTGCTTTCGGCAAACTGCGCAGGGCCATTGAACAGGCATTAGAGGGATCAGAGTGA
- a CDS encoding carbon-nitrogen hydrolase family protein, with protein MNQIRVALIQFDAAPEAVETNLDKMTALAREAASRKARWIMFHEGTVSDYTPQLADFAEHLPDGRSTKLMRNLAAELDCYINFGISETDGERYFMSQVFVGPAGLIYCYRKTWLWLESDDRGYRNEWARYDPGTGPELFEFDGLRATCFICADGESPRCLERVRLMKPDVVFYPNNRRTLPEFDVLGQDVRAVGAPMLVTNRIGMSWVNYTTGGCVVYSADGEVLAKANREGREEILIHDLDV; from the coding sequence ATGAACCAGATTCGCGTTGCTCTGATTCAGTTCGACGCCGCGCCGGAAGCGGTAGAAACAAACCTGGATAAAATGACGGCCCTTGCACGCGAAGCCGCCAGCAGAAAGGCGCGGTGGATCATGTTCCACGAAGGGACCGTCAGCGACTACACTCCGCAGTTGGCCGATTTCGCCGAGCATCTGCCGGACGGCCGTTCCACAAAGTTGATGCGGAATCTGGCGGCAGAGCTCGACTGCTACATTAACTTTGGGATTTCTGAGACGGATGGCGAGCGGTATTTCATGTCCCAGGTCTTTGTGGGGCCGGCCGGGTTGATCTACTGCTACCGCAAGACATGGCTCTGGCTGGAATCCGATGACCGCGGGTACAGAAACGAGTGGGCACGTTACGATCCCGGCACTGGGCCGGAGCTGTTCGAGTTCGATGGCCTCCGGGCCACCTGCTTCATCTGCGCCGACGGTGAGTCCCCACGCTGCCTGGAACGTGTCAGGCTCATGAAACCGGACGTGGTTTTCTATCCCAACAATCGACGGACACTGCCTGAATTCGATGTCCTCGGGCAGGACGTTCGTGCCGTTGGAGCACCCATGCTGGTCACGAACCGCATCGGTATGTCCTGGGTGAACTACACCACCGGTGGGTGTGTTGTGTACTCAGCCGACGGTGAGGTGCTGGCTAAAGCCAACCGCGAGGGACGCGAGGAAATCCTGATTCACGACCTTGATGTGTAG